The genome window CTTTCGGGGCTTCTGAAATGATTATGTATGCTCTGGAAAGGAAAGGAGTGGAAGCAGCAGTACTGGTTTGCGAAGGAGCGGGTACGGTTATCACCGATAATCCTTTTACCGTGCAGGGAATAGGAGCCTATATGAACGGTATTTTTTACACCACTGCTGTTCCGGAAATTATACATAAATTAAAAAACCAGGGGGCCTGCGTATTATCTGAAAAAGGCACCATCAATCAGTTGGGCGGAGTGAAAAAAGCCTACAGGCAGGGATACCGTAAAATTGCGGTCACGGTCAGGGGGGATCAAATAGACCAGATAAAAAAGATAAGGGATTTTCAATTCAGGAATCCCGGATTTACCACAGTTATCATGGCAGTATGCAATACTGGAATTTCCGGATACCAGGCCAGAGTAGTCAGGGATAATGCTGATCTGGCCTGGGCCTGTGCCTCTTCTAAAATCAGAAGTATTGTGGGTCCTGCTTCAATGGTGCAGCTAGGAATGAAAATACCGGTATTTATAACTACCAGTGCGGGTATTGAGTTATTGTCCCATTATTCTAACCAGAAAGAGCTGCTTTCAGTTTTAGAAAGCGGGTCCAAAAAATATATAACCTCCAGCCGCTGCCAGCAAGGGGGGACCAAATTCAATATGGGTAGGTTTTCAGTTTATTTATATCCAGTGGATAAACTGCCGGTATATACTCCGGATCAGCCCCAGCCCTTAGCATAGAAAACGCTTGACAATAGTTGTATATAATATAATAATATTAGCATATTAATATATTTAGGAGGAAATATGCCTATATACAGCTATAAATGCAAAAGCTGTGGAAACAGCTTTGATCTTTTAACCGGGGAAGAATTGGCTTGCACCAAATGTGGAAGCCAGGAAATAGAAAAAAACTATGCTAGTTTTGAATTTAATGCTAATGTAGATAAAAGTAGTGGATGTGGAAGCTGCGGCGGGGGATGCTGCGGTTTTTAAATATATTACAATCCTGAGCGGAGGGCCGCATACCAAGCGGCCCTTTTAATTTTAACCAGACAATTTACCCTCAAAATTTTTTATCAACTATAAAAAGTTAGGCAAACAAAACTTTTTTTCAAAACTGCTTGCATTATGAACTATGGTTCACTATAATACAATTGAACATTAGTTCATAACACGGAGGTGGCAAAATGCCAGGATTTGATGGAACAGGACCAGCAGGAATGGGTCCCATGACCGGAAGAGGCAGAGGTTATTGTATTATGCCGGCGGCAAAGCTGAACTCGAGGTCTTATCCAGCAACAGCTGGAATGAGTCGGCCAGGGACTGCATCCGTTGTAAACAGGCCCAGGTTAAGGGGCCGATGGCCGTTAGGTTCAAGGCTGAGGTTACCCCGGACCAGAAGAAGAATATAAGGAAAGGAGTGCTTGTTATGCCAAGAGGAGATGGAACAGGACCAGCAGGAATGGGTCCTATGACCGGAAGAGCAGCAGGATACTGCGCTGGATATAATACGGCAGGATTTATGAATCCTTACGGAGGAAGAGGTTTTGCAGGACGCGGGGCAGGAATGGGCCGGGGAAGAGGCTATAGGAATGCCTACTATGCTACCGGCCTTCCTTTCTGGGCCAGATACCCGGTTCCCCCCGCTGGTGCAGAACCCTATTATGCAGAAGCAGCCCCTGTTGATGAAATGGACCAGTTAAAACAGCAGGCAGATGCCTTAAAACAGCAGCTGGACCAGATCCAGGCCAGGATGGAAGAATTGGGCAAACCGGAAAAAGAAGAGTAGAATAATTAAACATTAAAAACAGAAAGAGGATAGAGTCTAGATTGTTTTACTAGACTCTATCCTCTTTACCAAGCAGTAAAGGCGGTCCCATGAACGACATGAACCAAGATCAGAAATTAGAAGAAAATATGTCTCAGGTAAAACGTAAATTTATGGTATTTAGCGGCAAGGGGGGAGTTGGCAAGACCACAGTGTCCGTAAACTTAGCCTATTCCCTGATGGCTAAGGGTAACAAGGTAGGTTTGCTGGATGTGGACATACATGGCCCCAACGTAATCAAGGCCTTGGGGCTGGATAAGGAAAAACTGTCTGGAACCGGGCAAAAAATTAAACCCCTGGAGGCTTTCAATAATCTCAAAGTGATAAGCACCGCTTCTTTTTTGGAGACTGAAGACAGCCCCGTAATATGGCGGGGACCGTTAAAGATGAAGATTATCAGGCAGTTTTTAACTGA of Actinomycetota bacterium contains these proteins:
- a CDS encoding DUF2099 family protein, coding for MNKFLARIQEQYGKLPKDLHITKKAGALVAISGGHPILAEEPTLTYCPLYKSLFKADSIDRKSIMAKFEIQAKKWGMFTPDRKVSECSIVVPFGASEMIMYALERKGVEAAVLVCEGAGTVITDNPFTVQGIGAYMNGIFYTTAVPEIIHKLKNQGACVLSEKGTINQLGGVKKAYRQGYRKIAVTVRGDQIDQIKKIRDFQFRNPGFTTVIMAVCNTGISGYQARVVRDNADLAWACASSKIRSIVGPASMVQLGMKIPVFITTSAGIELLSHYSNQKELLSVLESGSKKYITSSRCQQGGTKFNMGRFSVYLYPVDKLPVYTPDQPQPLA
- a CDS encoding zinc ribbon domain-containing protein, whose protein sequence is MPIYSYKCKSCGNSFDLLTGEELACTKCGSQEIEKNYASFEFNANVDKSSGCGSCGGGCCGF
- a CDS encoding DUF5320 domain-containing protein codes for the protein MPRGDGTGPAGMGPMTGRAAGYCAGYNTAGFMNPYGGRGFAGRGAGMGRGRGYRNAYYATGLPFWARYPVPPAGAEPYYAEAAPVDEMDQLKQQADALKQQLDQIQARMEELGKPEKEE